The proteins below come from a single Drosophila kikkawai strain 14028-0561.14 chromosome 3R, DkikHiC1v2, whole genome shotgun sequence genomic window:
- the LOC108084574 gene encoding zinc finger matrin-type protein CG9776 isoform X4 produces the protein MGTQGTLERKLFINQNPNYEAERQANRERAMIQQRGNDDAKNKKSRKDDEKGSKKRKKKSGDKKKKKRKHGKKSKRSTNDANSSSSNSDSSSSEEEKTQQPKKGRTEETSSGPAEKQAPSAPSIRVSMRKQEGPLTTSLKQDVPLQSLAPPPPPIIKDSINAAGRGKWSSASGEEQREDQKKRDEAMIQQWNTVQPVISDSEKKLLEQLKGRLKSKGPRDAEDNKLAMPHSAFAADEKSKRGGSRRSRSPKRRSRSRSNSRGRFDRDRRDRDRDRDNRDRGRDRERDRDRDRRRSRSRSRSRGRRRFSRSPLRSSRRSRSRESRRRRSRSHSEDRVERPVIKHSEFRPRTVPERKPEVKRDKKDAESKQKAAAKASASTNAAAGGKKLPFIGKMPVFKKQPVTASSYDAATAAAYTNGALGVPPPPPPPLGDQLAVRQPAPTAAQIQMAMMEDAFGNAPPFHPDAGMMVDYDELMPDPVQFAHLMTTCPPPPPPGEGSEGEGRDPEDGEEREDNEGDEKDVLPPGIDEAESDLVPQPLDAAEQPRDGELPKDLAAALDIIFPSEGAAQEEAEEPQSVPQTITTIVEDEPVLSEHNLQDLAKQGIHLVTIDEAAEASKTISTENTEETQKLNGAKSSVAATNLKQMVEAEDIPMPCSPVPAVVVEEATSKPIALKEADVSDIPEPPASPSGSEKLRRQAELDELAMLGIDSNDMAAQFVDAL, from the exons ATGGGCACTCAAGGAACACTTGAACGCAAG CTATTCATTAATCAGAATCCCAACTACGAGGCCGAACGGCAGGCAAATCGTGAGCGGGCCATGATACAGCAAAGGGGGAACGATGACGCCAAGAATAAGAAGAGCAGGAAGGACGACGAGAAGGGTTCCAAGAAACGCAAGAAGAAAAG TGGTgataagaagaaaaagaagcgCAAGCACGGGAAAAAGAGCAAGCGAAGCACCAACGATGCCAACAGTTCATCATCGAACTCCGACAGCTCGTCGTCGGAGGAGGAGAAGACGCAGCAACCAAAGAAAGGTCGCACCGAGGAAACGTCGAGTGGCCCAGCCGAGAAGCAGGCACCCAGCGCCCCCTCCATACGTGTGAGCATGCGAAAGCAGGAAGGCCCATTGACAACATCCTTAAAGCAGGATGTGCCCTTGCAGTCGCTagcaccgccgccgcctccgaTCATCAAGGATTCCATAAATGCTGCAGGCCGTGGTAAATGGTCATCGGCCTCCGGCGAGGAACAAAGGGAGGACCAAAAGAAACGGGACGAGGCCATGATACAGCAGTGGAACACTGTCCAGCCGGTAATAAGCGATAGCGAGAAGAAACTGCTGGAGCAGCTCAAGGGCCGGCTGAAGAGCAAAGGTCCGCGCGATGCCGAGGACAATAAATTGGCGATGCCGCATTCAGCCTTTGCGGCTGATGAAAAGTCAAAACGCGGAGGCAGTCGTCGTTCCCGCAGTCCCAAGCGGCGTAGCCGCTCGCGTAGCAATAGTCGCGGTCGCTTTGACCGAGATCGGCGGGATCGGGATCGAGATCGGGACAACAGAGATCGCGGTCGGGATCGGGAGCGAGATCGCGACCGGGACAGGCGTCGCTCTCGCAGTCGTTCCCGCAGCCGCGGTCGCAGGCGCTTCTCTCGTTCACCCCTAAGGAGCAGCCGGCGAAGTCGTTCCCGTGAAAGCCGCCGTCGAAGAAGCCGCAGCCACTCTGAGGATCGCGTGGAGCGTCCAGTGATTAAGCATTCCGAGTTCCGGCCACGTACAGTGCCCGAACGCAAGCCGGAAGTGAAGCGGGACAAGAAGGATGCCGAAAGCAAACAGAAGGCGGCGGCGAAGGCGAGTGCGAGCACCAATGCCGCCGCTGGAGGCAAGAAGCTCCCTTTCATTGGAAAGATGCCAGTATTCAAGAAGCAGCCGGTGACGGCTTCTAGCTACgatgctgctactgctgctgcgtACACCAACGGCGCTTTGGGTGTtcctccgccgccaccaccacctttGGGTGATCAGCTAGCTGTTAGGCAACCGGCACCAACTGCAGCCCAGATCCAGATGGCTATGATGGAAGATGCCTTCGGCAATGCTCCTCCCTTCCATCCCGATGCTGGCATGATGGTGGACTATGATGAGCTAATGCCGGATCCTGTCCAATTCGCCCACTTGATGACTACCTGCCCGCCTCCACCACCGCCGGGAGAAGGATCCGAGGGCGAAGGCCGTGACCCGGAAGATGGCGAAGAACGCGAGGACAACGAGGGTGATGAGAAGGACGTTCTGCCTCCGGGCATAGACGAAGCTGAATCTGATCTGGTGCCGCAGCCTCTGGATGCTGCGGAACAACCGCGGGACGGGGAACTGCCCAAGGACTTGGCCGCAGCCCTTGACATCATATTCCCCAGCGAGGGAGCGGCGCAGGAGGAAGCGGAAGAGCCGCAAAGTGTGCCTCAGACAATCACCACCATCGTCGAGGACGAGCCAGTGCTCAGTGAACACAATCTTCAAGACTTGGCCAAGCAGGGTATTCACCTGGTCACCATAGACGAGGCAGCAGAAGCCTCAAAAACAATATCCACTGAGAACACAGAGGAGACACAGAAATTGAACGGAGCCAAGTCGTCCGTAGCAGCTACGAACCTCAAGCAGATGGTAGAAGCGGAGGACATACCGATGCCATGCTCGCCCGTACCGGCGGTGGTCGTCGAGGAGGCAACCAGCAAGCCCATTGCTCTTAAGGAAGCGGATGTCTCAGATATACCAGAGCCACCGGCATCACCTTCCGGCAGCGAGAAGCTGCGTCGCCAGGCGGAGCTGGACGAGTTGGCCATGCTGGGCATTGACAGCAATGACATGGCGGCACAAT TTGTAGATGCGTTGTAA